AGTCGTGCGTGGCGCGCTCGGCGTCCTGGAGAGCGACCATCTCCTGGAGCGCAAGAAAAACCGTGGCACATTCGTCGCTGAGCCTGGCATCGAAGAAGCAAAGGCCTTGTTCGAGGCAAGACGCAAGCTAGAACATGTCATTCTCGAGCTCGTGATTGACCGCGCGACCGTTGACCAGTTGGATGCTCTTGAAAAGCTGACGGATGAGGAGGAGCACATCCATCACCATGGTGACGAGAAGTCGAAGACCGTGCTGTCGGGCAAATTCCATGTCGTTCTGGCTGAACTTGGCGGCAACGCAGTCATGACGGAGATGCTGTCGAAGATCGTTGCCCGCCTTTCTCTTGTCATGTCCCTCTACGAGGAGGAGCGGAAAGACGATTGCGGCGCCGATCACCACCGCCTGATCGTCAGCGCCATAAAAGCGAAGGACCTGGCAAAGGCGCAGCAGTTAATGGATCACCACCTCGCAGATATCGAAGGTCGCGTTCGGCTCACGGAGGGACAGGGCGATCGGCATACGTTCCTGGCCGTACTGGAGAACTTTTCCTGATGAACCGCCTTGAAGGCAACAGAAGCTGAGGCATGCTAATCTCCACAGCG
The window above is part of the Allorhizobium ampelinum S4 genome. Proteins encoded here:
- a CDS encoding GntR family transcriptional regulator, which translates into the protein MKKVTRRQSAKVAPKAGGAADTAENANDDVTERIRITLATAIGEGALKPGVKILEDAIADHFGVSRTVVRGALGVLESDHLLERKKNRGTFVAEPGIEEAKALFEARRKLEHVILELVIDRATVDQLDALEKLTDEEEHIHHHGDEKSKTVLSGKFHVVLAELGGNAVMTEMLSKIVARLSLVMSLYEEERKDDCGADHHRLIVSAIKAKDLAKAQQLMDHHLADIEGRVRLTEGQGDRHTFLAVLENFS